Within the Streptomyces vilmorinianum genome, the region GGCGGTGGCGGCGGCGACCTGGGGGGAGACCAGGTGGGTCCGGCCGCCCTTGCCCTGCCGGCCCTCGAAGTTGCGGTTGGAGGTGGACGCGGAGCGCTCACCGGGCGCCAGTTGGTCGGGGTTCATGCCCAGACACATGGAGCAGCCCGCGTGCCGCCATTCGGCGCCGGACTCCTTGAAGACCTTGTCCAGGCCTTCCTCGACGGCCTGCAGGGCGACCCGTACCGAGCCGGGGACGACCAGCATCCGGACGCCGTCGGCGACCTTGCGGCCTTCCAGGAGGGCGGCGGCGTTGCGCAGGTCCTCGATGCGTCCGTTGGTGCAGGAGCCTACGAAGACGGTGTCGACCTTGATGTCCCGCAGCGGCTGCCCGGCGGTCAACCCCATGTACTCCAGGGCCTTTTCGGCGGCCAGACGCTCCGAAGCGTCTTCGTACGAAGCGGGGTCGGGGACGTTCGACGAAAGCGGCGCGCCCTGGCCGGGGTTGGTGCCCCAGGTGACGAACGGCGCCAGGGAGGCGGCGTCGATGACGACCTCGGCGTCGAAGACCGCGTCCTCGTCCGACTTCAGCGTCTTCCAGTACGCGACGGCGGCGTCCCAGTCCTCGCCCTCGGGGGCGTGGGCGCGGCCCTTCAGATACGCGAAGGTGGTCTCGTCGGGGGCGATCATGCCCGCGCGGGCGCCGGCCTCGATCGACATGTTGCAGATGGTCATCCGGGCTTCCATCGAGAGCTTCTCGATGGCGGAGCCGCGGTACTCCAGGATGTAGCCCTGGCCGCCGCCGGTGCCGATCTTGGCGATGATCGCCAGGATCAGGTCCTTGGCGGTGACGTCCGCGGGCAGCTCGCCGTCGACCGTGATCGCCATGGTCTTGGGGCGGGCCAGCGGCAGCGTCTGGGTGGCGAGCACGTGCTCGACCTGGCTGGTGCCGATGCCGAACGCCAGCGCGCCGAAGGCGCCGTGCGTGGAGGTGTGCGAGTCGCCGCAGACCACCGTGGTGCCGGGCTGGGTCAGGCCCAGCTGGGGGCCCACGACGTGGACGACGCCCTGCTCGACGTCGCCCAGCGGGTGCAGCCGTACGCCGAACTCGGCGCAGTTCTTGCGCAGGGTCTCCAACTGGGCGCGGGAGACCGGGTCGGCGATCGGCTTGTCGATGTCGAGGGTCGGGGTGTTGTGGTCCTCGGTGGCGATGGTGAGGTCGAGGCGCCGGACCTGGCGGCCGTTCTGACGGAGGCCGTCGAACGCCTGGGGGCTGGTCACCTCGTGCAGCAGGTGCAGATCGATGAAGAGGAGGTCGGGCTCGCCCTCGGCGCGCCGGACGACGTGGTCGTCCCAGACCTTCTCCGCGAGTGTCCTACCCATCGCTTTCCCTCCGGCCGACGTCTACGCCGGCACAACTAGAGACCCGTTTCGCGGGCCGTTGTGCGGCCGCCTCACCAGGGTCACAGGTTCCGGGAAAAATTGAACTTGCGTTTCACAGAGTGAGACGTGAATATCGTTGCATGGACAACTCTAGCGGCGTGGGCGTTCTCGACAAGGCAGCCCTTGTCCTGAGCGCCCTGGAGTCCGGTCCGGCCACCCTCGCAGGTCTGGTCGCGGCGACGGGACTCGCACGACCCACGGCACACCGACTGGCCGTGGCACTGGAACACCACCGGATGGTGGCGCGCGACATGCAGGGCCGGTTCATCCTCGGACCGCGCCTGGCGGAGCTCGCCGCCGCGGCCGGTGAGGATCGCCTGCTCGCCACCGCGGGCCCGGTACTGACGCATCTGCGCGACGTCACCGGCGAGAGCGCCCAGCTCTATCGTCGTCAGGGCGACATGCGCATCTGCGTGGCGGCCGCCGAGCGGCTGTCCGGTCTTCGGGACACCGTCCCGGTCGGCTCCACGCTGACGATGAAGGCCGGCTCCTCGGCGCAGATCCTGATGGCCTGGGAGGAGCCCGAGCGGCTCCACCGCGGTCTTCAGGGCGCCCGCTTCACGGCGACGGCCCTGTCGGGCGTACGGCGCCGTGGCTGGGCCCAGTCGATCGGCGAGCGGGAGCCCGGCGTGGCGTCGGTCTCCGCGCCCGTACGCGGCCCTTCGAACCGCGTGGTGGCCGCCGTGTCGGTCTCCGGGCCGATCGAGCGCCTGACCCGCCACCCCGGCCGTATGCACGCGCAGGCGGTGATCGACGCGGCCGCCCGCCTCTCCGAGGCGCTGCGCCGCAACGGCTGACGTCCCCGCTCCTCCCGCCCCTTCTGCCCGATCCGGTCCACCGCTCCAACGCCGCAGCGGTGGACCGGAGTTGTGTGTACGTGTCCTGAACAGCGAAGAAGCCCTCCCCCGAAGGGAAGGGCTTCTTCGTTTGGTACCCCCGACCGGATTCGA harbors:
- the leuC gene encoding 3-isopropylmalate dehydratase large subunit — protein: MGRTLAEKVWDDHVVRRAEGEPDLLFIDLHLLHEVTSPQAFDGLRQNGRQVRRLDLTIATEDHNTPTLDIDKPIADPVSRAQLETLRKNCAEFGVRLHPLGDVEQGVVHVVGPQLGLTQPGTTVVCGDSHTSTHGAFGALAFGIGTSQVEHVLATQTLPLARPKTMAITVDGELPADVTAKDLILAIIAKIGTGGGQGYILEYRGSAIEKLSMEARMTICNMSIEAGARAGMIAPDETTFAYLKGRAHAPEGEDWDAAVAYWKTLKSDEDAVFDAEVVIDAASLAPFVTWGTNPGQGAPLSSNVPDPASYEDASERLAAEKALEYMGLTAGQPLRDIKVDTVFVGSCTNGRIEDLRNAAALLEGRKVADGVRMLVVPGSVRVALQAVEEGLDKVFKESGAEWRHAGCSMCLGMNPDQLAPGERSASTSNRNFEGRQGKGGRTHLVSPQVAAATAVLGHLASPADLSDVATPAGV
- the ndgR gene encoding IclR family transcriptional regulator NdgR, whose product is MDNSSGVGVLDKAALVLSALESGPATLAGLVAATGLARPTAHRLAVALEHHRMVARDMQGRFILGPRLAELAAAAGEDRLLATAGPVLTHLRDVTGESAQLYRRQGDMRICVAAAERLSGLRDTVPVGSTLTMKAGSSAQILMAWEEPERLHRGLQGARFTATALSGVRRRGWAQSIGEREPGVASVSAPVRGPSNRVVAAVSVSGPIERLTRHPGRMHAQAVIDAAARLSEALRRNG